One Geothermobacter hydrogeniphilus genomic window, ATCAGCCTCTAAGGTGTCGCGGAGAAGACGCCAGAAAGCCGCGTTCCGGCTGATCGTCCTTCTGCTGGTGACCATCCTTGGCGGTTGCGTCGTCATCGGCCCGCAGCCGGACGGCGAACTCGGCCGCCGCCAGCGGCAGCATGCCGAGCAGCTGATCAAGGGGCATGACTACCAGGCGGCGGCGAAGGAACTGGCCCTGGCGACGGCCAACCTGCCCGATGACAACGAAACCGCCCTGCGTTATGGTGAGGTCCTGGAAGCGCTTGACCGCCAGACCGAAGCGGCCGGCGTCTACCGCCGGGCACTGAAGAACGACGGCGACCGGAAGAACCAGCTGCGTTATCGCCTGGCGCTGCTGCAGGCCCTGCAGCTCAACCAGTTGCCCGAGGCGGTCGCCCTGCAGCGGCAACTGCCGCCGGAAACCTTTCAGGCCGGGGATCTTCAGGCCGTCATCCTGCTGCAGCAGGGCCGAACACGCCAGGCCCTGATCCTCCTGGCCGACCTCGCCAAAAAGGTTCGCTCCGAAGATCAGGCGGCACATATCGCCTACCACGCCGCCCTCGCCTACCGTTCCCTGAAGGATGACAACAACACTTACAGCAGCCTCTACCAGGCGATCAACCGCGCCGAGAACCTGGGACTGATTCAACAGATCCAACGCTTCTGGAACCATCCGCAACCGGCGGGAAGCTCAACCAACACTCCCGGCAAATGAATCGCAGCCGGGATGGCGTTTTTTTCGCGCAACCGGCAAAAAAAGCGTTGACACCCCAAAACGGCTTTGTTATAAACAGCTTCGCTTTGAGGGGCTATAGCTCAGCTGGGAGAGCGCTTGAATGGCATTCAAGAGGTCGGCGGTTCGATCCCGCCTAGCTCCACCAAGAAAAACAAGAGGTTAACTCGCGAGGGTTAACCTCTTTTTCTTTTTGCATCGGTGAGTTCATGCCGGCCATCAGCCTGACCCTTCCCCTGTCCCGTTTCGATCCTCTCGCGGTCCAGCTGCGCCTCGCCGCGAACGGTCCCGGCTTTCTGGAAAGCGCCAACCTCGCTGACCGGACCGGCCGCTACAGCATCGTGCCGCTGCGGGTCCGCGAAACCTGGCAGCTGGACCGGCGGGAGCGCCTGGTCCGGCAAAAGGACGGGAACCGGCAGCTGCTGGCGGGGGATTGCTGGCAGCTGCTGCAGCAGCACCTGGAGCAGAACAGCTGCACCGGAGGCGGGTTGTTCCCGGGCGGTTTTTTCGGCCTCTTCGGCTATGACCTGGCCGGCAGCATCGAGCATCTTCCCCGACAGGCCAGGCGCGACCTGCCGATTCCCGAGCTCTGGCTCTGCTGGGTCGACCTGACCGCCGTCTACGACCACCGGGATCACCTCCTGACCCTGGCCGGCCTCGACGACAGCGTTGATCTCGCCGCCTGGGGCGAACGGGTGATCGACGCCTGCCGGGAAAAACTGCCTGTGGCAGAGGTCAGCCTGCGGCAGCCTTCGCAACCGGTCCTGAGTGAAACTGACTTCAGGACCATGGTCGATCATGCCAAGGATTACATCCGCGCCGGCGACATCTACCAGGCCAACCTCTCCTGCCGCTTCGATGCCCGGCTCCAGGGACCGTCCTGGGCCCTTTATCAACACCTGCGCAAGGTCAACCCGGCCCCCTTCGCCTGCCTGCTGCGCACCCCCGGAGTTGAGCTGATTTCCGCCTCGCCGGAACGACTGGTCAGCCTGCGTGACGGGATCGCCGAAACCCGGCCGATCGCCGGCACCCGGCCGCGCGGCTACACCCCGCCCGAGGACCACTCCCTCGGCGAGGAACTGCTGGCCCACCCCAAGGAGCGCGCCGAGCACATCATGCTGCTCGACCTCGAGCGCAACGATCTCGGCAAGGTCTGCCGTGTCGGCAGCGTCGAGGTCGACGAACTGATGGTGCTGGAGCGCTACTCCCACGTCACCCACATCGTTTCCAATGTCCGCGGTGAGCTGCGACCGGAATGCGGACCGTTCGAGCTGGTACGGGCGATGTTCCCCGGCGGCACCATAACCGGGGTGCCGAAAAAGCGCTGCATGGAAATCATCGACGAACTCGAACCGACCGGGCGCGGCAGCTACACCGGCAGCGTCGGCTACCTCTCGGCCAACGGCAATCTCGACCTGAACATCCTGATTCGCGGCTTCCAGCGCTGCGGCGATCACCTCAGCTACCAGGTCGGCGCCGGCATCGTCGCCGACTCGGACCCGCAACGCGAATGGCAGGAGTGCCTGGCCAAGGGCGCCGCCATGGCCCAGACTCTGGAGGGGCTGTGAGGATCATCATCAGCGACGGCGAACCGGTGACCGGCGGCAATCTGCAGGTGGATGTCGAGGACAGCGGCTTTCTGTACGGCGATTCCCTGTTCGAAACCCTGCGTGCCGAACAGGGGGAACTGATCTGGGTCGGGCAGCACCTGGAACGGATCGAGACCGCCTGTCGGCTGAGCGGCATCCTCTTTGACCGGCAACTGGCGCAACAGGGGCTGGATGAGGTCTGCCGCCGCAGTGGCAAAACAACGGCGCGGGTCCGGCTGACCGTCAGCCGCGGCGGTCCCGACGGCAGACCACGGCAACTGGTCACCGCCTGCCCCTATCAACCCCCGGCGACAGAGAGCTACCGTAACGGCGTGGACTGCGTCTACGCCGCCAATCGCCGGGTCAACGCCGTTTCCCACCTGCCGCAGATGAAGCGCGGCAATTACGCGGACTGCCTCTACGCCTCCCGCCAGGCACGCGCCGCCGGTGCCTTCGAAGCCCTGTTCATCGAACCGGACGGGATGCTGCAGGAAGGCGCGATCAGCAACCTGTTTCTGCTCGTTGACGGGGTCCTGCTCACCCCACCGGCCGGAGACCTGGTGCTGCCCGGCATCGCCCGCGCCGAGATCCTCAAGGCGGCAAAGAAGATCGGCCTGCCGGTCAGGGAACAGCCGCTGCACCGGAAACTGCTCGCCGACTCCGCCGAGGTCATGCTCAGCAACAGCCTGTTCGGCCTGATTCCGGTCCGCAGCATCGCCGGGCACAACCTCCCGCGCGGCCCCCTCGCAGCGACCCTGCGCAAACAGCTCGGTTTCCCGTTCGATTCGACTTGACCACTCGGGTTCGGGTGATTATAATTTCGACGCTTTTGCCGAAGTGGTGGAATTGGTAGACACGAAGGTCTCAAAAACCTTTGCCTTCGGGCGTGCCGGTTCGATTCCGGCCTTCGGTACCATCATGAAAACAGGGGACCATGCGGATACGTGGTCCCCTGTTTTTGTCTGCGCCCCTGCCGATAGATTGACCGGGGATGCGGAACTATTGTTGCTGAACGGGATAATAATTCACGATCACGGCAACTTACAGCAATTTTACCGTCTTGCAGGCCCACCCCCATCGAGACCCATCGACTGTCAAGAATCCCCGGGCAGGGAAATAACCCTTGACTTCTGTACCGATCGGTCCACATTATGAATTCATGGCGACAGGCAGACCAAAAGAATTTGATTATGATCAGGCGCTCAAGGCTGCGATGAAGCAGTTCTGGTCCGTTGGTTTTACCGCGACCTCGCTGCAGGATCTGTTGCGCGTCATGGGGCTGTCCAAAAGCAGCTTCTACCAGACGTTCGGCAGCAAACATGAACTTTTTCTGAGATGTCTTGAGCTCTACCAGTCCAGGCTGATCCAGAGGCTGAAAGGGCAAATGGCGGGGGAATGGTCGGGGATCGGTTTTATCCGCAATCTGTTTTCCGAAGTCATCCTGGAGGCTTCCCGACCGGAAAAGTATGGATGCCTGCTGGTCAATACGGCGGGAGAATTCGCACAACGGGACACCGAAATTGCTCAGCTTGTCTCCCGGGGCCTTGAAAAACTCAGGCAGCTTTTTCTGCGCGCCATCCGGCAGGCGCAGAGCCAGGGGGACGTGGAATCGGAAAAAGATGCTGAGCTGCTTGCCCGCTACCTGGTCACAACCATCTGCGGCATCCGCAGCATGATCAAGGGGGGGACCGAAAAAAAAGATCTGGAGATGGTTGTGAAAATTGCCCTGGGGGTATTGGGCTAAAAAAATTTCCCCCATTGGGGACCGAGCGGTCCAATAATTTTACCTGAGCAGAGGAGAACATCATGAATCGCATTGCCCTTGTCACGGACCAGAACGCCAATGAAAAGGTCGCCGCCATCTTCGCCGAGTTCGTGGAAACCCTGGGGGTGATGGAAATTTTTGCCGGATTCTACCGCTTTCTCGACGCCTTGCAGGGCCGATCGATTTTTGAAGCACCCCATTCGCCAAGCAATTCATAACCCGGATTCTGCCCGGAGGACTCTATGCCCCACTTACAATTTGAAATCAATCGCAGCCTGAAAGAGGCCGAAAAAATCACCATTGCCACCCAGGCAAGACAGCTTTTTTCTGCAGTGATGGACACCGGAACCGATCACATCAGTATCTCGATACGTGAATTTCCTGCCTGCAATCTCTCCATCGGCCGTGCACATGAACCGGAAAGAGGCATCGCCCTGGTCAATGCTGATATCAGGGCGGGACGGACCATGGAACAGCGGCGGGAGTTGACCCTCGGATTTATGGACCTGCTGCACCGTACCCTGCAGATTCCCAAAGAACAGATGTATGTCACGCTGACCGAACACAAGGGCGAGGATTTCCATCTGCAGGAGAGGTTCCTGGCGAGTTGGCAGGAGGGGGAAGACCCTTTGGTGGACTAGACGAGGGTGGTGAGGTGGATACGACCTCGATTTTTGTCTGCGCCCCCACAGCCCCTGCCCGGTTCGGGATTCCACTTCAGAGTGAAGACAGTGGATGTTAGGATGTTTCAACAGTGGAGACGATTTCCCGACAGGAGAGGACGATGGACCTAGATCTGAGCAGCCTGAAAAAAGTCGTGGCGTCTCTTGATGCCGTTCTGGCCGAAACCCGCAACCTGACATTCATGAACAGCCTGACGCCGGTGCAGAAAAACGCCATGATCGCCGGAGCAATTCAGAATTTTGAATTCACCTACGAACTCTGCTGGAAATTTCTCAAGCGCTGGATGGAAAACAACATCTCCAGTGAAAGTGTCGAAGGCATTACCCGCAGGCAACTCTTTCGTCTGGCCGTCGAGTCACGCCTGATCGACGATGTCGAGCGCTGGATGATCTTTCACCGTGCCCACAATCAGACCTCGCATGTCTACGATGAAGAGGTCGCCAGGGATGTCTACCAAAGCGCGACCGAATTTCTCCCCGCAGCCAAAGCCCTGCTGGCCGCCCTTGAAGCCCGCAATGATTGACCTGCCGCAAGACACCCTGGAATCGATCAGGGACATTCTGCACCGGTTTGTTCCCGATGCTGAAATCCGCGCCTTCGGTTCCCGCGTCAAAGGAACCGCCAGGTCACACTCCGACCTCGACCTGGTGGTGGTTGGAGCGGAGCGGTTGCCGCGTGATCCCTACTACCAACTGCAGGATGCTTTTGAGGAATCGTCACTGCCGTTCAGGGTTGACGTGCTTGACTGGCATCGAATCTCACCGGAATTTCGCCGGCATATTGAACAGGGGTACGAAATTATTGTTGCCGGAAGGGGATGACGATTCGACGATTACAGGCGCTTATGACAGACTTGCCATCTTGCAATTCTGCCCCCCCTGTTTCTGTTCCCCCGGTTTTTCGGGGGTGAACGCTCCGTGACGGTTCCGGTTGGCACCTGCCTGGGTGTCGACCTCAACACGGGCGAGGCTGATTGAGAACGGAGCGGACCTTGCGCAGCAGACGTTCACGTGTAAAAGGCTTGAGCAACAGTTCGTCGTAGGAGACGGCCATCTGGTCGAACAACTCCTGGTCGGCATAACCGGACATCAGGATCACCTTAAATCCGGGATGATCGGCAACCAGCCGGCCGGCCAGTTCGGGACCGGTCATTGCCGGCATGACCACATCGGTCAGCAGCAGCGCAATGTCCCGGTTGCCGGCGGCCAGAGATTCCGCCTCCGCCGGTGAATTGGCGGTCAAGACCCGATAGCCGGCCTCTTCCAGCAGCAGGCGGGTGGCGGTCAGAACCTGCAGTTCGTCATCGACCACCAGCAGGGTTTCGTTGCCACTCAGGTCACTGGGGGCAGGATGCTCCTGGCGGGATCTGCCGGTTTCGCAGGAGATGGCCGGCAGGAAAATGGTAAAGCAGCTTCCCCGTCCCGGTTCACTTTCGACCTCGATGGTTCCCCCGTTTTGCCGAACGATGCCGTAGACGGTCGCCAGCCCCAGTCCCGAGCCGCGACCGCCGCCCTTGGTGGTGAAGAAAGGGTCGAAAATCCTCTGGCGGGTGGCCTCGTCCATGCCGGTGCCGTTGTCGCGTACCGACAGCAGCAGCTGGCCGTCGGGGGCTTCGCCATCGGCCTTCTGCCGGTGAAAGGCCGTACTGAGTTCAATGACGCCCTGAAATCCCGGAGTAATCTTCTCCTGGATGGCGTCGCGGGCGTTGATCACCAGATTGAGCAGAATCTGGTCGAGCTGGGCCGGGTCGAAGCGCAAAGACGGCAGTTGCCCGCCGCGATGAAAGCGCAGCTCGATGTCTTCACGGACCAGCCGGCGCAGCATGATCAGGGATTTGTCCACCCGCTGGTTCAGGTCGAACAGTTTCGGCCGGGTGATCTGTCGGCGGGCGAAGGCAAGAAGCTGCTGGGTGATTTCCGCCGAACGTTCCGCCGCCAGCAGGATCTGTTTCATGACCGGTGTCAGCGGATGATCCTCTTCCAGCCGCTGGCAACAGAGTTGAGAGAGGGAGAGGATGACGCTGAGCAGATTGTTGTAGTCGTGTGCCACGCCGCCGGCCAGCTTGCCGACCGCCTCCAGCTTTTCCGTCTGGCGCAGCCGTTCTTCGAGCCGTTGCTGCTCGGTGATGTCGCGGCGCATTTCGATCACTCCGGTCAGCGCTCCCGCTGCATTCCGGGTCGGAATGCAGCGCAACTCCCAGATACGTCCCTGGTTGTCGATAAAGATTTCCATCGCCTCCCGGCCGGTCTGCATCGCCCTTCGCCCCGGACACGGTTCGCTGGTGGCGTGACATTCGTGAAATACCTGCTGGCAATGGCTGCCGACCAGTTGGTCGACGGTCAGGTCCAGCTGCTTTTCGACTTCGCCATTGGTCCACAAGATGACATTTTCGCCGGAGATGGAGCAGAGCATGTCGGGCAGAGCATTGAGCAACTGGCGGAATTCGTTCGACAGGGTGCGGTAGCGTTCCTCATTCTCCCGGGCCCTGCGGGTGGCGTCTTTCGTTCTGAGCAGGGCCTGGATGGTCGCTCGCAGCACGGCCGGCTCGACCGGCTGGGTCAGATAGGCATCGGCTCCGAGTTCCAGGCCTTCCACCCGGTCGTGGTCGTCGATGGCGGCGGCACTCAGGTGCAGGATCGGCAGATCGGCGGTTCGCGGCTGGTTCTTCAGCTGCCGGCAGACCTGTCGGCCATCCATGTCGGGGAGCTTGACGTCGAGAACGACCAGGTCGAATTCTTCGGTCAAGGCACGTTCCAGGGCCTGCTGGCCGTTGGTTGCCTCCTCGACGCGATAACCACCCTGCCGGAGCTGCCTGGCGGTCGTGTAGCGGTTGGGTTCGTTGTCGTCGACCAGCAGAATCCGCGCCGGCCGGGTATCTGATGGGGTCATTGCGCCTCCCTGTCGGAGAGTTGCAGTCGCCGGGGAATCTGCAGAGTGAAACAGGAACCCCGACCAGGAACACTTTCAACGGTGAGATCACCGCCAAGGGCGTGGGCGAGTTTACGGGACAGCGGCAATCCGAGGCCCGTCCCCTTGACCCGGCCCTGCAGCCGGTGGTCGATCTGGGTGTATTCTTCGAAAATCCGCTCCTGGTCCTCGGGCGCGATGCCGATCCCGGTGTCGGTGACCTGAAAGCGGACCTGGTCGCGCTGCGTGTCGTAGTCAGCCCTGACCCTGACTTCCCCCCGCTCGGTGAACTTGAGAGCGTTGGAAACCAGGTTGCGCAGTATCTGTGCCAGTTTGTTCTCGTCCGTTTCCAGCAGCGGAAAGTCGTCGTCGACGTCTTCCACCGCCAAGACCACCTGCCGCTGCTTGTCGCCCAGGGTCGGTTTGAGCATGCCGCGCAGAGAACTGAGCAGCTGGCCGGCACTGCAGGGAGCGACCCGCAATGTCATCTTGCCGGCCTCGAGTCGGGCCAGGTCGAGCAGGTCGTTGACCAGGTCGGTCAGATTTTTCGACGCGAGATGGATGTAGCCAAGCTGCTTGCGCTGCTCGGGATTCAGTTCGCCGTCGGCTTCGTCGAGCAACAGCTGGGCCAGGCCGAGGATGGCGTTGAGCGGAGTGCGGAATTCATGGCTGAGGTGGGAGATAAACTGGGCCTGCAGCCGGTTGATCCGCTGCAGGTGATCGGCCTTTTCTTCCAGTTCCCGGCTCAGGAAGATAATGCCACGGTTGGTGTCGGTCAGCTCGCGGTTGAGCTGTTCCAGTTCCTGCTGTTTCTGCCGCAGGCTGGCCATCGCTGCCAGAAGTTCCTGGTTCTGGCGCTGAATTTCTTCGTAGGGACTTTGCGGTTGCTGCCGGCACAGACGGCGGATCAGCTTCTGGATGAGATCGGGGGTGGGGGAGGTCTGTTCGGCCGACAGGGCCTTGCCGACCAGAACCCGGGTGCCGTCGTGGCTGGATGCCAGGTCGAAAAGATCCATGATGCGCTTGACGCCTGCCAGCCCCCGCCCCCTGGTGTGGCATTCGTCGCTGGCGCCGTCCTGCGCGGTCTGAGGGTTGCCGAAACCGGGCCCCTGGTCGTTGACTTCGATCAGCAGCCGGTGGTGATCGACGGCGAAACGGACGCGACCGCCACCTGCGTGGCGGAAGGCGTTGCGGGCCAGTTCCGATACCGCCGTGGCGATGCGCGAGATGTCCTGGCGGTCAAAGCCGAGACCGTCGGCGATGGCCGCCGCCCGCTGCCGGGCCAGAACCACATCCTGTTCGTAGGCGATACGCAGGGTCAGAATGTGTTGTCGCATGGCTCGCTCCGTCGGATTGCCAGGACCGCGACGTCATCGGCACCGCGACGATGGTCGCGGCAGAGGACGGCCGCCGTCAGCAGGGGGTGGCGTTCGAACAGGCCCGGTTTGACGGCCGGATCCCAGCGGGACGACAGGCCGTCGCTGTGCATGATCAGCAGGTCACCTGGTTCGAAAGCCGATTCGCTGGAACGCAGGCTGGCACGGATATGACCGGCGATGCCCTGCCGGGAAGGCAAATGATACCACTGCCCACGATGCCGGTAGCGGACGGCAATATTACCGAGACCGACATGGATCAGCCGGTTGCTATTGGCATCGATCTCGATCAGGGCGACTGCCCCGCCCCGGGTCGGCCGCAAAGCTTCATGGATCTGCTCGAGCCGGCTGACGATCGGTTCACCCCGGGCCTGCAGAAAAGAGGTGACGGCCGCTTCCGCTGCTTCGGCGGCATGGATGCCGTGGCCGAGACCGTCGCAGAGAAGGCAGCAGAGCCGTTCGTCCATCTGGTCGATGGCCCAGGTGTCACCACAGACCTCCTCGCAGCTGGCCGGCAGGCGGAAGGCACCGGTTATGAACGGAGACGGGAACAGGTCGGGGTGTGGCCGGCTCCAGATGCGGCAGATGACGGCGGTGCCATGACGGGGGCGGGCATCGATATCGAACAGGTCGGACAGCCGTTGTACGGCGCCGAGACCGTTGCCGCAGGTGCCGGCGGTAGAATAACCGTCCTGCAGGCTGCGTTCGACATTGCTCATGCCGGAGCCGGTGTCAAGGGCGACAATGTCGATGCCGGGAACGGCTGTTTCGGTGATCTGTCGCAGGACAACCTGTCCGCTGCTGCCGGCATGGCGGATGATATTGTTTGCCAGTTCGGTGCAGACGATTGCCACCCGTCCCAGAGATTCTTCGTCAAAGCCGGTTGCTTGGCAGAAAGCCGTCGCCTGGCGGCGCAGTTCTCCGACGTCGGCGTCGTGGCGGATGTCGCAGAGTATCTGATCGCGCATGTCAAAGAGTCCAGCCGATGATGGTGACGCGGGTTCCCTGACCGGGAGTTGACTGAATGATGAATTCGTTTGCCAGCCGCTGGGCGGCACCGAGACCGAAACCGAGCCCGCCGGCCGTGGTGTAGCCATCGGTCATCGCCTGTCTGATGTCGGCGATGCCCGGCCCCTGATCGACAAACTCCATCTTCAGCCCCCGGCGGCCGGAGCGTTCCAGCACGTCGAAATGGGCCTGACCGCCACCGCCATGTGTCAGAACGTTGCGTCCCAGTTCACTGGCGGCGGTCACCAGCTTGGTCTGGGCGACCAGACGAAAACCGAGCTGAATCAGTATCTCCCGACAGGTCTTGCGCAACAGGACCAGATCTGATTCCTGTCGCAGTTCAATCGTCTTGCGGCCGGTCATGATCCTGCGCCTTTCGAACGAGGCCCGGAACAGCGGCCAGGTGTTTCTGCAGCAGGGCCATGCCCATCTCGACGTTGAGGGCGGTGAGAACGCCTTCGAGTCGCATGCCCAGTTCCACCAGGGTGATTGCCACGGCCGCCTGCATGCCGACCACCACGGTGACGGCGTCGAGCAGACGGGCGGTGGCGGCAATCTCTCCCAGAACCCGGCCGATGAAGGAGTCGACCACGTCGAGGCAGGAGATGTCGATCAGCACCCCCCTGGCACCGGTTTCGACAATGCGCCTGCTCAGTTCGTCCTGCAGGTCGAGAGCCACCTGGTCGGCCATGTCGATCTGGATACTGACCAGCAGGCAGTTGTCGACTTTGAGAATGGGGATTTTTTCCATGCCTCACTCCCGTTCGCGTTTGCGGACGGTCAGTCCGCGCAGGGCAAAAGCATGGGCGAGGGCTTCGGCCAGGGTGGCCTTGGTGGTCACGTCCTGGAAGCCGACACCGAGATGGACCATGGTCTGGGCGATCTGCGGGCGGATGCCGCTGATCAGGCATTCGGCGCCCATCAGGCGTGCTGCGGCGACGGTTTTCAGGATGTGTTGGGCGACCATGGTGTCGACGGTGGGGACGCCGGTGATGTCGAGAATGGCCACCGTGGAGGAGGTGGCGACGATCATGTCGAGCAGCGATTCCATGATGCTCTGGGTGCGGGCGCTGTCGAGGGTGCCGATGAGAGGCAGGGCGAGGATGCCGTCCCAGATTTTGACCGTCGGGGTGGAAAGCTCCATCATTTCTGACTGTTGCTGACGGATAAGCTTTTCCTTGATGTCGACCAAGCGGGTGACGGCGTGCATGCCGAGCTGATCAAGCAGGTCGGAGCTGGCCTGGGTCAGTTCGAGGACTTCCGCGGGGTTATCACGCAGATGCTCGGACAACAACCTGAACAGGGGCTTTTTCAGGGTGAAGATGGCGGCAGTGACCTGCTCGACGGAGAAGCCGCGCTCGATGCGGTCGTTGGTCAGACGTTCGAGAAAGAGGAGTGTCTGGTCGAGAAGGGGGGCATCTTCCCCGGCGGTCAGATCGGCCTCGAAGACGTTGAAGAAGTCTCCGGCGTCGTGTTGCAGATCGCTTAGTGAAATGAAGCGCTTCTTGTCGGCAAGAGCCTCCTGCTGCAGGGCGACCCAGTCGTCGACCAGCTGGTCTCTGTGCTTCTGGATCAGCAATGCCAGACGTTTCAATGCAGACATGGTTACCTCCTGTTTTATATGATTCAATGTTTGATTGGTTCGGCAGAAAGAAGCGACAGTTTAGCCTGAATCAGTGGGTTCATGGCGGATGAAGAGTGCAAGCGCTTGAGCTGAATGCGATTTTCAAAAATCTGAGGCGCACCCGAAGGTTCGCCGGTGATTTCCGGAAAGTGCAGACGAGTCAATGACTTGTGCTGTTCGTCGGCAATGAACTCACTTGATTCAGTGTTAAGATAACGCAAAATATTGGCAAAAGCCAAGGGGCAAGAGAAGAGAGCTGGATGATCTTTCACCGTGCCCGCAAGCAGACCTCGCATGTCTACGATGAAGAGGTCGCCAGGGATGTCTACCAAAACAACGGGGGTACGAAATTTGCCGGACGGGGATAACGAACCGACGATTACGGGCGCTTACTACAAACTTGCCAACTTGCAATCCTGACCCTGACCCTGACGGCTTCTGTCGGCTTGTACATCGCTCAGTAGCCCCGTCTCCTTTTGCGCACCCGATAAAGGCGTTCGGTAAAGCCGCCTTCTTTTTCAAAATCTTCCGCCAGCCGCATCACCTGTCGGTCGAGCAGGGCACAGGCCACCGCCAACAGCACCAGAGCCGCGTTGGCGGAAAGTTCGGGGTAGATGTGAGCGGACAGCGTGGACCGGGTGAACATGCTGGACTCGGCTGAATTCACCTGTCCACTCTTTCCAGACAGT contains:
- a CDS encoding anthranilate synthase component I family protein, with the protein product MPAISLTLPLSRFDPLAVQLRLAANGPGFLESANLADRTGRYSIVPLRVRETWQLDRRERLVRQKDGNRQLLAGDCWQLLQQHLEQNSCTGGGLFPGGFFGLFGYDLAGSIEHLPRQARRDLPIPELWLCWVDLTAVYDHRDHLLTLAGLDDSVDLAAWGERVIDACREKLPVAEVSLRQPSQPVLSETDFRTMVDHAKDYIRAGDIYQANLSCRFDARLQGPSWALYQHLRKVNPAPFACLLRTPGVELISASPERLVSLRDGIAETRPIAGTRPRGYTPPEDHSLGEELLAHPKERAEHIMLLDLERNDLGKVCRVGSVEVDELMVLERYSHVTHIVSNVRGELRPECGPFELVRAMFPGGTITGVPKKRCMEIIDELEPTGRGSYTGSVGYLSANGNLDLNILIRGFQRCGDHLSYQVGAGIVADSDPQREWQECLAKGAAMAQTLEGL
- a CDS encoding aminotransferase class IV encodes the protein MRIIISDGEPVTGGNLQVDVEDSGFLYGDSLFETLRAEQGELIWVGQHLERIETACRLSGILFDRQLAQQGLDEVCRRSGKTTARVRLTVSRGGPDGRPRQLVTACPYQPPATESYRNGVDCVYAANRRVNAVSHLPQMKRGNYADCLYASRQARAAGAFEALFIEPDGMLQEGAISNLFLLVDGVLLTPPAGDLVLPGIARAEILKAAKKIGLPVREQPLHRKLLADSAEVMLSNSLFGLIPVRSIAGHNLPRGPLAATLRKQLGFPFDST
- a CDS encoding TetR/AcrR family transcriptional regulator — translated: MKQFWSVGFTATSLQDLLRVMGLSKSSFYQTFGSKHELFLRCLELYQSRLIQRLKGQMAGEWSGIGFIRNLFSEVILEASRPEKYGCLLVNTAGEFAQRDTEIAQLVSRGLEKLRQLFLRAIRQAQSQGDVESEKDAELLARYLVTTICGIRSMIKGGTEKKDLEMVVKIALGVLG
- a CDS encoding tautomerase family protein — its product is MPHLQFEINRSLKEAEKITIATQARQLFSAVMDTGTDHISISIREFPACNLSIGRAHEPERGIALVNADIRAGRTMEQRRELTLGFMDLLHRTLQIPKEQMYVTLTEHKGEDFHLQERFLASWQEGEDPLVD
- a CDS encoding HI0074 family nucleotidyltransferase substrate-binding subunit, with translation MDLDLSSLKKVVASLDAVLAETRNLTFMNSLTPVQKNAMIAGAIQNFEFTYELCWKFLKRWMENNISSESVEGITRRQLFRLAVESRLIDDVERWMIFHRAHNQTSHVYDEEVARDVYQSATEFLPAAKALLAALEARND
- a CDS encoding nucleotidyltransferase family protein, with the translated sequence MIDLPQDTLESIRDILHRFVPDAEIRAFGSRVKGTARSHSDLDLVVVGAERLPRDPYYQLQDAFEESSLPFRVDVLDWHRISPEFRRHIEQGYEIIVAGRG
- a CDS encoding ATP-binding response regulator, producing MTPSDTRPARILLVDDNEPNRYTTARQLRQGGYRVEEATNGQQALERALTEEFDLVVLDVKLPDMDGRQVCRQLKNQPRTADLPILHLSAAAIDDHDRVEGLELGADAYLTQPVEPAVLRATIQALLRTKDATRRARENEERYRTLSNEFRQLLNALPDMLCSISGENVILWTNGEVEKQLDLTVDQLVGSHCQQVFHECHATSEPCPGRRAMQTGREAMEIFIDNQGRIWELRCIPTRNAAGALTGVIEMRRDITEQQRLEERLRQTEKLEAVGKLAGGVAHDYNNLLSVILSLSQLCCQRLEEDHPLTPVMKQILLAAERSAEITQQLLAFARRQITRPKLFDLNQRVDKSLIMLRRLVREDIELRFHRGGQLPSLRFDPAQLDQILLNLVINARDAIQEKITPGFQGVIELSTAFHRQKADGEAPDGQLLLSVRDNGTGMDEATRQRIFDPFFTTKGGGRGSGLGLATVYGIVRQNGGTIEVESEPGRGSCFTIFLPAISCETGRSRQEHPAPSDLSGNETLLVVDDELQVLTATRLLLEEAGYRVLTANSPAEAESLAAGNRDIALLLTDVVMPAMTGPELAGRLVADHPGFKVILMSGYADQELFDQMAVSYDELLLKPFTRERLLRKVRSVLNQPRPC
- a CDS encoding ATP-binding protein, with the translated sequence MRQHILTLRIAYEQDVVLARQRAAAIADGLGFDRQDISRIATAVSELARNAFRHAGGGRVRFAVDHHRLLIEVNDQGPGFGNPQTAQDGASDECHTRGRGLAGVKRIMDLFDLASSHDGTRVLVGKALSAEQTSPTPDLIQKLIRRLCRQQPQSPYEEIQRQNQELLAAMASLRQKQQELEQLNRELTDTNRGIIFLSRELEEKADHLQRINRLQAQFISHLSHEFRTPLNAILGLAQLLLDEADGELNPEQRKQLGYIHLASKNLTDLVNDLLDLARLEAGKMTLRVAPCSAGQLLSSLRGMLKPTLGDKQRQVVLAVEDVDDDFPLLETDENKLAQILRNLVSNALKFTERGEVRVRADYDTQRDQVRFQVTDTGIGIAPEDQERIFEEYTQIDHRLQGRVKGTGLGLPLSRKLAHALGGDLTVESVPGRGSCFTLQIPRRLQLSDREAQ
- a CDS encoding ATP-binding protein, which produces MRDQILCDIRHDADVGELRRQATAFCQATGFDEESLGRVAIVCTELANNIIRHAGSSGQVVLRQITETAVPGIDIVALDTGSGMSNVERSLQDGYSTAGTCGNGLGAVQRLSDLFDIDARPRHGTAVICRIWSRPHPDLFPSPFITGAFRLPASCEEVCGDTWAIDQMDERLCCLLCDGLGHGIHAAEAAEAAVTSFLQARGEPIVSRLEQIHEALRPTRGGAVALIEIDANSNRLIHVGLGNIAVRYRHRGQWYHLPSRQGIAGHIRASLRSSESAFEPGDLLIMHSDGLSSRWDPAVKPGLFERHPLLTAAVLCRDHRRGADDVAVLAIRRSEPCDNTF
- a CDS encoding anti-sigma regulatory factor is translated as MTGRKTIELRQESDLVLLRKTCREILIQLGFRLVAQTKLVTAASELGRNVLTHGGGGQAHFDVLERSGRRGLKMEFVDQGPGIADIRQAMTDGYTTAGGLGFGLGAAQRLANEFIIQSTPGQGTRVTIIGWTL
- a CDS encoding STAS domain-containing protein, with the translated sequence MEKIPILKVDNCLLVSIQIDMADQVALDLQDELSRRIVETGARGVLIDISCLDVVDSFIGRVLGEIAATARLLDAVTVVVGMQAAVAITLVELGMRLEGVLTALNVEMGMALLQKHLAAVPGLVRKAQDHDRPQDD